Below is a genomic region from Pseudomonas frederiksbergensis.
GCAACTGGCGGACCATGTGCTGAACCGCATCCAGGCCAACGCCACGCCCGGACACCTCGGTGACCTTGTCGCGAAGGCTGAAGCCCGGCAGGAAGAGGAACGTCAACAGCTCTGCTTCGCTCAGCTGCGCCGCGGTCTCGACCGGTGACAATTGACGCTCGACGATGCTGCGGCGGACCCGCTCCAGATCCACACCATTACCGTCATCGCTCAACTCCAGCACCAGCAACCCGGCCTGATGGGATGCGCGCAATCGGATTAGCCCTTCGGCAGGCTTGCCGGCCAGCAGGCGCTGCTCGGGCATTTCAATGCCGTGGTCCACGGCATTACGCAACAAATGGGTCAGCGGTGCTTCGAGTTTCTCCAACACATCGCGGTCGACCTGGGTCTTTTCACCCTCGATTTCCAACCGCACTTGCTTGCCCAGGCTACGCCCCAAATCGCGAACCATCCGCGCCTGCCCGGTCAGCACATCGGCAAACGGCCGCATGCGACAGGCCAGCGCCGTGTCGTACAGCACTTGAGCGCGCTGACTCGCCTGCCAGGCGAACTCATCCAGCTCAGCGGTTTTCTCTGCCAGCAACTGCTGGGATTCGGCCAATAGCCGCCGTGCATCGCCGAGTGCCTCCTGGGCCTCAAGACTCAGGTCTTGCTCCTTGAGGTGAACGTTGAGGGCTTCCAGGGCGCGCAGGCTGTTGCTCTGCGTGCGTTTGAGGCGCTGCATCGTCGCCAGGTAGGGCTTGAGACGCAGGGTTTCCACCAGCGATTTGCTCGACAGATCAAGCAGGCTGTTCAAGCGCTCGGCAGTCACCCGCAACACCCGCTCGCCGCCCTCGGTGACGCGTTTGGCTTTACGCGATGCCTCTACCGAGGCCGCCAGCGACGACTCGAGTTCTGACACCAGGTCTGGTGGCTCGACTCGCGGTGCCGGTGGCTCGGGGGGCAATGAGGGCTGCACTACGGCAGGTGCAACGACCGACGAGGGATCCAGCAAACGCCCCATCAACGCCACGTAGGTTTCGATGTCGCCTGGCCCCACGTTGGCACTGTCTGGCGTGGCGATGCGCATCAGCAAGTCCGTGCCTTGCAGCAGCGCATCGATGTGTTCGGGGCGCAGAAAAAGTCGACCTTCCTGCGCGCTGACCAGGCAATCTTCCATCACATGGGAAACGCTGACCCCGGCATCCACGCCGACAATCCGCGCCGCCCCCTTGAGCGAATGCGCGGCGCGCATGCAGGCTTCCAGATGATCGGCCTGGGTCGGGTCACGTTCGAGCGCCAGCAACCCGGCGCTGAGCACCTGGGTCTGGGCCTCGGCTTCAAGACTGAAGAGTTCCAGCAGTGACGCGTCGCGCATTTGATCGGGGGTCATGTCAGGCTCCGGGTCACGGCGGACAACAACTGTTCTTCATCCAGCCAGCACAGACTGCGACCTCTGAATTGCAGTACGCCACGGGTATATTTGGCGCTGGCCTGCTGGCCTGACCGAGACGCGGCGTTGAGAATCCGCTCATCAATGGCGTGAATCCCGTCCACCTCATCCACCGGCACCACCACCGGGCCGCCGTGAGCAGCAATGATCAACATGCGCGGCATGATCCGTGCTGCCGAGGCGACACCTGTGACCGCGTCCAGCCCCAGCAACTCCACCAACGACAGGCAAGCCACCAGCGCGCCACGCACATTCGCCACCCCCAGCAAGGCCCGCGAACGCTGATGCGGTAGCGAATGAATCGCCTGCAACGGCGCCACTTCCACCAGGCTGCGGGTGGCCAGGGCGAACCATTCTTCGCCGAGACGGAACATCAACAACGAGCGCGTGACGACATCCGACTCGACACCAATGGACGCTTGTGCGCGGTCGTCCTGCTGCAAGGCATAACGATCCAGCAAACGCGTCGCCGCGGCGGAATACACCGCGCAATTGCGACAGTGAATGTGCTCGACCAGCAGGGGGCAGGACTTGTTGCCGTGGATACCGATACGGTTCCAGCAGTCGTCAATGGCCTGGGCATCTTCATGAGTCACGTTCAACACAACAGAACCGGTCATCGTTTACGCTCACTGTCAGCGGTGTGCTCGCTGCGGGCGGCACGCTCCTGCAATCGCCGGGCGCCAACCACATCGCCCTGGGACGCCAGCAACGCAGACAGATGCATCAGCGCTTCGGGGTGCTGCGGTTGCAAATAAAGCGCCTTGCGATAAAAACCCTGGGCTTCCAGCACACTGCCGGCGACATCGCTGAGCAGGCC
It encodes:
- a CDS encoding hybrid sensor histidine kinase/response regulator; this encodes MTPDQMRDASLLELFSLEAEAQTQVLSAGLLALERDPTQADHLEACMRAAHSLKGAARIVGVDAGVSVSHVMEDCLVSAQEGRLFLRPEHIDALLQGTDLLMRIATPDSANVGPGDIETYVALMGRLLDPSSVVAPAVVQPSLPPEPPAPRVEPPDLVSELESSLAASVEASRKAKRVTEGGERVLRVTAERLNSLLDLSSKSLVETLRLKPYLATMQRLKRTQSNSLRALEALNVHLKEQDLSLEAQEALGDARRLLAESQQLLAEKTAELDEFAWQASQRAQVLYDTALACRMRPFADVLTGQARMVRDLGRSLGKQVRLEIEGEKTQVDRDVLEKLEAPLTHLLRNAVDHGIEMPEQRLLAGKPAEGLIRLRASHQAGLLVLELSDDGNGVDLERVRRSIVERQLSPVETAAQLSEAELLTFLFLPGFSLRDKVTEVSGRGVGLDAVQHMVRQLRGAVVLDQKAGEGSRFHLEVPLTLSVVRSLVVEVGEEAYAFPLAHIERMCDLASDDIVQVEGRQHFWHEGRHVGLVAASQLLNRPPSQNSPETLKVVVIRERDAVYGVAVERFIGERTLVVLPLDERLGKVQDISAGALLDDGSVVLIVDVEDLLRSVDKLLNTGRLERIARHSQQAIVARKRILVVDDSLTVRELQRKLLLNRGYDVAVAVDGMDGWNALRAEDFDLLITDIDMPRMDGIELVSLLRRDNRLQSLPVMVVSYKDREEDRRRGLDAGADYYLAKASFHDDALLDAVAELIGGARA
- a CDS encoding chemotaxis protein CheW; this translates as MTGSVVLNVTHEDAQAIDDCWNRIGIHGNKSCPLLVEHIHCRNCAVYSAAATRLLDRYALQQDDRAQASIGVESDVVTRSLLMFRLGEEWFALATRSLVEVAPLQAIHSLPHQRSRALLGVANVRGALVACLSLVELLGLDAVTGVASAARIMPRMLIIAAHGGPVVVPVDEVDGIHAIDERILNAASRSGQQASAKYTRGVLQFRGRSLCWLDEEQLLSAVTRSLT